The Drosophila mauritiana strain mau12 chromosome 2R, ASM438214v1, whole genome shotgun sequence genome has a segment encoding these proteins:
- the LOC117137609 gene encoding uncharacterized protein LOC117137609 isoform X1, with amino-acid sequence MEDIEYLDEYKDLVLPGIKSSAPPASAGVPRQRRISSDSSSSSSIDADIFQKLFHGKYLDDELLKEGSGSKSQDRRRRPPSSSSSDESNDALEALFCGKSSQSKLSKRRERYESFDSVDDLGEALMRPSHRLTVPKPSTSQAGSKKSQDAIPHRSISNSSSGNIAMSSGHTFASPKNKKTNSVANKTAVSANGDKGTSSKNKTVTIVKPQKKDLRPSRLEPKTDPLTLGNLYGDSDSDSSYEYESDFYGDQDSDEEDEPVIDISTDTSRTTSVADTVTPVVSDDEGQEPQSELNQRPENDKESFLSSTYERLQSYLSNLSSAEAPPIYKKQNSARKSRSNEKKPSSFQQVKHANERTAASDKEANKKERDLEPPEASSCAKSSASKASGSRKLYEVDNNATLEAVERMSLDLAEQILKIDVERSYEFEKRSGSKSRSLSRSKIPADSSTSQMDHVRKLTYSSERLDQPEPLGTQLRRSKSESLPKRGRPRGQKQRKIRAATTEEKSPNVRDGEGEPVKRKRGRPRKIIPKEEPTTAETANPIESLNTNVPLSIDTSKGNPETERVNLEVPTKQDEPISELDNAKELTGSTNLSQDDIKMASSHQETDQKCAPDRVALDKSESAPKVEQEPHCKVDTPTETFNTALDESKVSESAKNHIKSEDKGLSSDKEKTQKESRNGNSKETNDNENSVKVTNEVELPVDMAEAKAVSGNILEEGDSQLAEDFKLAEEILAAEVGKGVEANEVPVTSVQGEQNPVIEIVKELEQETIPPNHENQSSVEDQTLADEENPVENQSPVKEPSSSKDEPPAEEHSPGPDQTPVAKNKQHDKEHNEASQAESLPGSDDPSSSGTPSNKQNHSSPANTPKKSKEIEALQSSVPRRALRSDKATPQNQRESRSKRTLKSELTLLMDDTMRRSSPRLGRSPAESHSSQERSPMEKKVTVSKLAKDLITIEKAKVIELKSLPDASETMDVKITKTTTASDTSILTILTDENPSSSKTEQKKLKGKALKVKKMSSTEVKKAISDSNEDIPSSSSIKCVDSSESEPKDEKEEILCPKPPIDCTNTDLEQSTAIETDTEQVEEKRSNRRKSRRIRNEKFKTETDTLSDHSDVKKAEKVPLETQQSDPVTAKKERNSGRLSRKEKSVINADKSEKDESPSSKSQSTERTLLLNENPSKKDKKTEQSDNTNEAVVGPIDKTETSKSRNIIDKKSNKSSDSVMQPSDRLNHKESASIKLSSKSSPEKIMQDQDKKLDALNDGGDSDPTIKDTGEDSRQTDKEHEENNTKHEEEGTEPISKDSSQDSAKPRLSKTKSRNKGKKNEKKTNDSIAVSDIEGAFGTETVQATCSTSSEAGKKDMVKSDETNEEANLSETKIDHENKLDAVIEGGDLDPNIRDTVENRRQINKKRKKDDTKNYEETILNTDETKYSSGKDSENISKHFSQDSSKLKPSKAKSRNKRKKSEQKPSDGIAESDIEGALDVNAETVQATCSTSSQSNKKDMVKSGEKSEEPNLSETEIGRIRKRRQAVTIENTKDDFQITPQNENQSIAGFNSEEQVPRPESVDSSDTPIMKIPTKTYLMCTKHKTSLLTASEDPDTVPEQQKLITTTKGDSNTVSDVLTTEAPDLDDANNLETSSSQDPKEHGFSDKTLTDNSDIIPSCTKKSQIVVPTTPTKSSDQTNSFITPNRSVKSKGNASKETKKSDCSFEESQKAASESSASKEQKELRTPTASCRKLRVLIKRTPTSNLPTNSRKSIFKKSSTKSKRLSKILEIMEKRPSSEQCDNKPLVSSDEINPDSDPVAAESLPVAILHDSDRDLETNKIQNEEVFEDTEVASAEETDNKSKKKEDDHELEVNDIFAASENRITDDSTKDASLNKATDSDVLQETKDQLSNSLINAIQDEDTPIKKLPEEEVPNDKTAKDESEKQEILKDLESDNAPLEEASAPTAKAAEEVDLYIKDKSNVKSVVAEPETDVTDDEFLVQSPIPNSSETTSVTDDPEPSTSSMVKRSLRKREADSSQPDEAAKRKQRQDVEKSLTGKKKPARRRQLAEVEERASHKRSKTELEAKSTVQGKYISIIGNETIMSSTTAPIRDTKSEAASTSPSARKPAVQESKHVETTKHIILGPPGKKLLHLDSPAAEVKKPMVQTLLSSTLSLQKPSTVEDGSPLKIRKSVKKSIADENIDGDQSILSSSSVLNKNTSAVAPRKVNISVSLLQSKDTQVGTTASSSKTPILTKKEKFKTQKSTKKSEDNTKTESKKKSLVQGPQMKTQKSEEGLSGPKILNKSLKSETEFSKKTVSAVTGRKQIGQLEVSKKLESRKSEGSLLESNPRKKQSQVQRISKMDSRKSEGTSLTQPEVSKSETALKAALPKEAEFPVQDAEIEKMSKGRVHQNAVKNTKTEQPKSKTKTEVRSLEAEAAIDPMDSMNFQSDVSDIRATFSEPQRIFNMSGHMPRAISSNRSLAPTPTPDRQRNASKERFTPVSDQKKPIRESQTLSKRRARGGRNQPLVSKRKAGEAEESEDGTAVTNPKRPREMHEEDHPQQNDHVQEPAFAAFPVKITAASSVTHQVVHSTGNTVPQIVNPRKLCVKINRRPYNKWLRSTQERNIEQEGSLPLLGETSETDSAGESMAESMLQSQVESEPVIQPLPASDPDSCPAQASDVQVRESSAQLAPIAASVSPAVNDSSTSTALDITPENAHTAKTTLKTGICSLTEQHLPDDPTLLESSKNVAEPRKLQTFQAKCLPVPIPEVKSEPEDIMDEHSPNEPMPMVAAAPATPQPHAITEDPGPLTIQVNTLGVSTSSRPPELNSIPSASDPDGNPNTIGQTKMFSFLYPKRYKQAYDDVGLDFCCPNLDGPMRAIDFTRLHSKAEVPVLEVPQFLVITTKFISKADKNMPSKVRAKLELLGRSKERDSRKLTPTATTPTGDPAGPSSFSPAPASVGPATQPFPSIIQNLLSAPIPAPSPFNHPTTVDPSTSTPVVPGSSSSTTISATLDSISKQLPRGTKLIKKSVQQVTTIPSLAGTSMVLNASPSFIQLPPICPNDKQRVELQARVQMFDLVLQTLSRRAANLSVAERQRTIEEIVRTSSLMAIDVDVGTKLLENYVHYLNKATSAMTPLTPAQINSSLGASTSSSLSKSIASSDTPQQGKKIPAAHVQQRSSLPATTMPLYDADRNTIGFPYSCSKSTAGRKSSYAANSTPVRASTSQAAAAALGKVQPRSTLGIPKSVREDASQFVNLNTTVCMPAPRTNAKKKTGTSGPLKSINSSPAVQKPALCKQKTAPARTLAKSTARAKSTASLSAVLGETPADEFVSPAGMSLSTTGNPNVFIISHAGQQEESILPDSNSSVGHMETTEIKGELDDSAEIII; translated from the exons TTAGACGAGTACAAGGACTTGGTGCTGCCAG GGATTAAGTCGAGTGCTCCGCCAGCATCTGCCGGCGTTCCGCGGCAGCGTCGCATTTCATCGGACTCGAGCAGCTCGTCGTCGATTGATGCGGACATTTTCCAGAAGCTCTTCCATGGCAAGTACCTCGACGACGAACTGCTTAAGGAGGGCTCTGGCTCCAAGTCGCAGGACAGACGTCGACGCCCCCCATCTTCATCCTCCAGCGACGAGTCCAACGATGCCTTGGAAGCCCTCTTCTGCGGAAAGAGCAGCCAGTCGAAGCTAAGCAAGAGGCGCGAACGGTATGAGTCGTTCGATTCGGTGGACGACCTTG GCGAAGCCCTAATGCGTCCATCACACAGGCTGACCGTACCGAAGCCCAGTACCTCTCAGGCAGGTTCCAAAAAGTCACAAGATGCCATCCCACACAGAAGCATCAGCAatagcagcagcggcaacattgCCATGTCATCTGGGCATACTTTTGCAAGTCCTAAAAACAAGAAAACCAATTCTGTGGCCAACAAGACAGCAGTATCTGCAAATGGTGATAAAGGGACTTCCAGCAAAAACAAGACGGTGACCATTGTAaagccccaaaaaaaagaTCTAAGGCCTTCGCGGCTTGAACCCAAAACAGATCCGTTAA CTTTGGGTAACTTATACGGGGACTCAGACAGCGATTCGTCCTATGAGTATGAATCGGACTTTTACGGCGATCAAGACTCCGATGAAGAGGATGAGCCGGTGATCGACATTTCAACGGACACAAGCAGGACCACATCGGTGGCGG ACACTGTGACACCTGTTGTTTCCGACGACGAGGGCCAGGAGCCGCAGAGTGAGCTGAATCAGCGTCCTGAGAATGATAAGGAGTCTTTTTTGAGCAGCACCTACGAACGCCTGCAGTCGTATTTGAGTAATCTCAGTTCCGCCGAGGCGCCGCCAATCTATAAGAAACAGAATAGTGCGAGAAAATCCCGCTCCAACGAAAAGAAACCCTCTTCTTTCCAACAGGTTAAGCATGCTAATGAGCGAACAGCGG CCAGTGACAAAGAGGCTAATAAAAAGGAGCGGGATTTGGAGCCACCGGAAGCGAGCAGCTGTGCGAAATCCTCGGCCAGCAAGGCCAGCGGTAGTCGCAAGCTGTATGAAGTAGATAACAATGCCACGCTTGAGGCTGTGGAGCGCATGAGTCTCGACCTGGCCGAGCAAATCTTGAAGATCGATGTGGAGCGATCTTACGAGTTCGAAAAGCGGTCTGGCTCAAAGTCGCGTAGCTTATCCAGATCTAAGATTCCAGCAGATTCTAGCACCTCGCAAATGGATCACGTGCGAAAACTAACCTACTCGAGCGAAAGACTTGATCAACCAGAACCCTTGGGCACCCAGTTGCGTCGGTCGAAGAGCGAGTCCTTACCAAAGCGAGGACGCCCTCGTGGCCAAAAGCAGCGTAAGATCCGTGCAGCAACCACGGAGGAAAAAAGTCCTAATGTCCGGGATGGGGAAGGAGAGCCAGTCAAAAGAAAACGCGGAAGGCCTCGCAAAATTATTCCAAAAGAGGAGCCTACGACAGCAGAGACTGCAAATCCAATTGAAAGCTTGAACACAAATGTCCCTCTCTCAATAGACACGAGCAAAGGAAACCCGGAAACGGAGAGGGTTAATTTGGAAGTGCCAACAAAACAAGATGAACCAATTAGCGAGTTGGACAATGCCAAAGAGCTCACAGGATCTACCAATTTATCCCAGGATGATATTAAAATGGCGTCAAGTCACCAAGAAACGGATCAGAAATGTGCTCCGGACAGGGTTGCGCTGGATAAATCTGAGTCCGCGCCAAAGGTCGAACAAGAACCTCATTGTAAAGTGGATACACCTACTGAAACATTTAATACTGCACTTGACGAAAGCAAAGTATCCGAAAGTGCAAAAAATCATATTAAATCGGAAGATAAAGGTTTATCTTCGGATAAGGAGAAAACTCAGAAGGAATCTCGCAATGGCAATTCGAAGGAGACAAATGATAATGAAAACTCGGTTAAAGTTACTAATGAAGTTGAATTACCAGTTGACATGGCTGAAGCCAAGGCAGTATCCGGAAATATTCTTGAGGAAGGCGATTCCCAACTTGCTGAGGATTTTAAATTGGCTGAAGAGATCTTAGCCGCTGAGGTTGGTAAGGGAGTTGAAGCCAACGAGGTACCAGTGACATCTGTGCAAGGAGAACAAAATCCAGTCATTGAAATTGTTAAAGAGTTAGAGCAAGAAACCATTCCACCAAACCATGAAAACCAATCTTCAGTTGAAGACCAAACTTTAGCTGATGAAGAAAATCCAGTGGAAAACCAGTCTCCAGTTAAGGAACCATCCTCTAGTAAGGATGAACCACCTGCAGAAGAACACTCCCCAGGTCCTGACCAAACACCTGTAGCGAAAAATAAACAGCATGACAAAGAACACAATGAAGCTTCCCAAGCCGAATCTTTGCCTGGTTCTGATGATCCATCAAGCTCAGGCACTCCATCCAATAAACAAAATCATTCCTCCCCAGCTAATACCCCCAAGAAATCGAAAGAAATTGAAGCTTTGCAAAGTTCGGTGCCCCGAAGAGCTCTTAGGTCTGATAAAGCAACTCCTCAAAACCAAAGGGAAAGTCGGTCAAAGCGGACACTGAAATCAGAGCTCACACTACTTATGGATGATACAATGAGACGAAGCAGTCCAAGACTAGGAAGGTCGCCAGCGGAAAGTCATTCCTCACAAGAACGCTCTCCGATGGAAAAGAAAGTGACAGTCTCCAAGTTGGCCAAAGATTTAATAACAATAGAAAAGGCAAAAGTGATAGAGCTAAAGTCGCTACCTGATGCGTCTGAAACTATGGATGTAAAGATAACCAAAACCACTACAGCTTCAGATACTTCCATACTGACCATACTAACTGATGAAAATCCTAGCTCCAGTAAGACTGAACAGAAGAAGTTGAAGGGTAAAGCGTTGAAGGTAAAAAAGATGAGTAGTACAGAAGTTAAGAAGGCAATATCAGATTCCAATGAAGACATaccttcttcttcttccatAAAGTGTGTTGATTCCAGCGAATCGGAGCCGAAAGACGAAAAGGAGGAGATCTTATGTCCAAAACCGCCAATAGATTGTACCAACACGGATTTAGAACAATCTACGGCTATTGAAACTGATACCGAACAAGTTGAGGAAAAACGATCAAATCGCAGAAAATCACGCAGGAttcgaaatgaaaaattcaaaacTGAAACGGAcacactttccgatcattcgGATGTAAAGAAAGCTGAGAAAGTGCCATTGGAGACTCAGCAAAGTGATCCTGTCACTGCTAAGAAAGAGCGAAACTCCGGCAGATTAAGTCGTAAGGAAAAGTCTGTTATTAATGCGGACAAATCCGAAAAGGACGAAAGCCCGTCCTCCAAATCTCAGTCCACTGAAAGAACACtacttttaaatgaaaatCCTTCTAAAAAGGATAAAAAAACAGAGCAATCTGATAACACAAACGAAGCAGTAGTGGGTCCAATTGACAAGACGGAAACGTCAAAAAGCAGAAATATAATCGAtaaaaaaagtaataaaagtTCTGACAGTGTAATGCAACCGAGTGACAGGCTAAACCATAAGGAGTCAGCTTCTATAAAATTATCATCAAAATCCAGTCCCGAAAAAATCATGCAAGATCAGGATAAGAAATTGGATGCATTAAACGATGGCGGAGACTCGGATCCAACTATAAAAGATACCGGCGAGGACAGTAGACAGACTGATAAGGAACATGAAGAGAATAATACCAAACATGAGGAAGAGGGCACTGAGCCTATTTCAAAAGACTCTTCACAGGATTCAGCCAAACCCAGACTTTCGAAAACAAAGTCCAGAAACAAGGGTAAGAAAAACGAAAAGAAGACTAATGATAGTATTGCTGTATCTGATATAGAAGGTGCTTTCGGCACAGAAACCGTTCAAGCTACATGTTCTACATCTTCAGAGGCAGGGAAAAAGGACATGGTTAAATCTGATGAAACAAACGAGGAAGCAAACTTATCTGAAACAAAAATAGATCACGAGAATAAATTGGATGCAGTAATCGAAGGCGGAGACTTGGATCCAAATATAAGAGATACCGTGGAGAACcgtagacagattaataagaAACGCAAAAAAGACGACACTAAAAATTATGAAGAGACAATTTTGAATACAGATGAAACAAAATATTCTTCAGGAAAGGACTCGGAGAATATTTCAAAACACTTTTCACAGGATTCATCTAAACTAAAACCCTCAAAAGCGAAGTCCAGAAACAAGCGTAAGAAAAGCGAACAGAAACCTAGTGATGGTATTGCTGAATCTGATATAGAAGGTGCTTTGGACGTTAACGCAGAAACCGTTCAAGCTACATGTTCTACATCTTCACAGTCCAATAAAAAAGACATGGTTAAATCTGGTGAAAAAAGCGAGGAACCAAACTTATCTGAAACAGAAATAGGAAGAATAAGGAAACGTAGGCAGGCTGTTACCATTGAGAATACCAAAGATGATTTTCAGATTACTCCGCAAAATGAAAACCAGAGCATTGCCGGTTTCAATTCTGAGGAACAGGTACCACGGCCAGAAAGTGTTGACTCCTCCGATACTCCGATTATGAAAATACCGACGAAAACTTACCTAATGTgtacaaaacacaaaacatCGCTATTGACCGCCTCAGAAGATCCTGATACTGTCCCTGAGCAACAGAAGTTGATCACCACAACAAAAGGCGACTCTAATACTGTGAGTGATGTATTGACCACAGAGGCGCCTGATCTAGATGATGCCAATAATTTGGAAACCAGTTCGTCGCAGGATCCCAAAGAACATGGATTTTCTGATAAAACTTTGACAGATAATTCCGATATCATTCCTTCATGTACAAAAAAGTCGCAGATTGTTGTTCCTACTACTCCAACAAAAAGCAGCGATCAAACCAACAGCTTTATAACGCCCAATAGATCAGTGAAATCCAAAGGAAATGCTTCCAAAGAGACTAAAAAATCAGATTGTAGCTTTGAGGAAAGTCAGAAAGCAGCTTCTGAATCCTCGGCTTCTAAAGAACAAAAAGAACTCAGGACTCCTACAGCATCCTGTCGAAAGCTGCGGGTGTTAATAAAAAGAACTCCCACCTCCAATTTGCCTACAAATTCAAGGAAGTCTATATTTAAGAAATCTTCCACGAAGTCGAAGCGATTGTCTAAAATTCTCGAGATCATGGAAAAAAGGCCATCTAGTGAGCAATGTGATAATAAGCCGCTAGTTTCTTCAGATGAAATTAATCCTGACTCTGATCCTGTTGCTGCAGAatcgttacccgttgcaattCTTCATGATTCTGATAGGGATCttgaaacaaacaaaatccaAAATGAAGAAGTTTTTGAGGATACGGAAGTGGCGTCTGCTGAAGAAACAGATAATAAATCGAAAAAGAAAGAGGACGATCACGAATTGGAAGTAAATGACATTTTCGCAGCGAGTGAAAATCGTATCACAGACGATTCAACTAAGGACGCCTCATTAAACAAGGCAACAGATAGTGATGTTTTGCAGGAAACAAAGGACCAATTATCTAACTCGTTAATTAATGCGATTCAAGACGAGGATACCCCAATAAAGAAGTTGCCCGAAGAGGAAGTTCCTAATGATAAAACCGCCAAAGATGAATCTGAAAAACAGGAAATCTTAAAAGATCTAGAATCGGATAATGCGCCGTTAGAAGAGGCTTCTGCTCCAACAGCGAAAGCCGCCGAGGAGGTGGACCTTTACATAAAGGATAAGTCTAATGTTAAATCGGTTGTTGCCGAACCAGAAACTGATGTAACAGATGACGAGTTCCTCGTCCAAAGCCCAATTCCGAACTCATCGGAAACAACAAGTGTCACGGATGATCCCGAACCCAGTACATCCAGCATGGTGAAGCGCAGCTTGCGCAAGCGGGAAGCGGATTCTTCACAGCCAGATG AAGCTGCTAAACGAAAGCAACGCCAAGATGTGGAAAAGTCGTTAACTGGCAAAAAGAAACCAG CTCGACGCCGACAACTCGCTGAGGTAGAAGAACGAGCATCCCATAAACGCTCAAAGACGGAGTTAGAAGCCAAGTCCACTGTCCAGGGCAAATATATCTCTATTATTGGCAATGAGACTATCATGTCATCCACAACAGCGCCTATTAGGGATACCAAAAGCGAGGCGGCCAGCACATCTCCATCTGCACGGAAACCGGCGGTACAGGAATCCAAGCACGTCGAAACCACTAAGCATATCATCCTAGGACCACCAGGCAAAAAGCTTCTTCATTTGGATAGTCCAGCCGCGGAAGTCAAGAAGCCCATGGTGCAAACTCTGCTGAGTTCCACTCTAAGTCTTCAAAAACCTTCGACAGTAGAAGATGGTAGTCCACTGAAAATAAGGAAATCCGTGAAAAAGTCGATTGCCGATGAAAACATTGACGGGGATCAGTCGATCTTGAGCAGTTCCTCTGTGCTTAATAAGAATACGTCTGCTGTTGCTCCAAGAAAGGTAAATATATCCGTCTCCCTGTTGCAATCGAAGGACACTCAAGTGGGAACAACTGCATCGTCATCCAAGACACCAATATTgacaaaaaaggaaaaatttaaaacacagaAATCGACTAAGAAATCGGAGGACAATACGAAAACGGAGAGCAAGAAAAAATCTTTAGTACAAGGCCCTCAaatgaaaacacaaaaatccGAGGAGGGTCTATCGGGGCCGAAAATTCTAAATAAATCCCTAAAATCGGAAACCGAATTCTCAAAGAAAACGGTTTCCGCAGTAACAGGCCGGAAACAAATTGGGCAACTGGAGGTTTCGAAGAAACTGGAAAGCAGAAAGTCGGAGGGGTCTTTACTAGAATCAAATCCTCGGAAAAAGCAATCCCAAGTCCAACGGATAAGTAAAATGGATAGTAGAAAATCTGAAGGAACATCTTTAACTCAACCAGAAGTCTCGAAGTCTGAAACTGCTTTGAAAGCAGCATTGCCCAAGGAAGCTGAGTTCCCAGTGCAAGACGCAGAAATCGAGAAAATGTCCAAAGGTCGCGTACACCAAAATGCGGTGAAAAACACCAAAACGGAACAACCCAAATCGAAGACCAAGACTGAGGTCCGTTCCCTGGAAGCTGAGGCTGCTATTGATCCAATGGACTCGATGAACTTTCAATCGGATGTATCTGATATCCGCGCAACATTTTCCGAACCCCAAAGAATCTTCAATATGTCAGGTCACATGCCCCGAGctatcagcagcaacagatcACTGGCACCTACACCAACTCCTGACAGGCAACGAAATGCTTCTAAGGAGCGATTTACGCCTGTTTCGGACCAAAAAAAACCAATCAGGGAATCACAGACTTTATCGAAGCGTCGTGCACGAGGTGGAAGGAACCAGCCACTTGTTTCAAAAAGAAAAGCGGGTGAAGCGGAAGAATCGGAAGACGGTACAGCGGTGACCAATCCCAAGAGACCCAGAGAGATGCATGAAGAGGACCACCCACAACAGAATGATCATGTCCAAGAACCTGCATTCGCGGCGTTCCCAGTGAAAATAACAGCTGCTTCTTCTGTTACTCACCAAGTAGTGCATTCTACGGGTAATACAGTTCCTCAAATTGTTAATCCCCGCAAGCTTTGCGTGAAAATAAATCGAAGGCCCTATAATAAGTGGCTTCGGAGCACCCAGGAGAGGAATATAGAACAAGAAGGATCATTACCACTGCTTGGTGAAACCTCAGAAACGGATTCAGCGGGAGAGTCAATGGCAGAATCAATGCTGCAATCCCAAGTAGAGTCGGAGCCTGTTATTCAGCCACTGCCTGCATCCGATCCCGATTCTTGTCCAGCGCAGGCCTCAGATGTTCAAGTAAGGGAAAGCTCAGCTCAACTTGCTCCCATTGCAGCTAGTGTTTCACCGGCAGTTAACGATTCATCGACATCAACCGCTTTAGACATCACACCCGAAAATGCACACACAGCTAAGACAACCTTGAAGACTGGTATCTGTTCATTGACTGAACAACATCTTCCTGACGACCCAACGTTGCTGGAAAGTTCCAAGAATGTTGCAGAACCGCGGAAGCTACAAACGTTTCAAGCCAAATGCTTGCCTGTGCCAATTCCAGAGGTAAAGTCAGAGCCCGAAGATATCATGGATGAACATTCACCTAATGAACCCATGCCTATGGTTGctgcagcaccagcaacaccTCAACCACATGCGATTACGGAGGACCCTGGGCCCCTCACTATTCAAGTCAACACCTTGGGTGTTTCCACTTCATCTAGGCCGCCTGAGTTAAACTCAATTCCCTCCGCCAGTGACCCTGACGGAAACCCCAATACCATTGGGCAGACCAAGATGTTCTCCTTTCTCTACCCGAAACGTTACAAGCAAGCCTATGACGACGTGGGTCTAGACTTTTGCTGTCCAAATCTCGATGGACCAATGCGGGCTATTGATTTTACACGATTGCATTCGAAGGCTGAGGTACCAGTGCTGGAAGTCCCGCAGTTCCTTGTTATAACCACCAAGTTCATCTCTAAGGCGGATAAGAATATGCCAAGTAAAGTGCGGGCAAAGCTGGAATTACTGGGCAGGTCGAAAGAACGGGATTCTCGTAAACTGACCCCGACGGCTACCACTCCGACTGGTGATCCCGCCGGTCCTTCATCCTTTTCACCTGCTCCTGCTTCGGTTGGTCCGGCAACTCAACCGTTTCCATCGATTATACAGAATTTGCTATCGGCTCCCATACCTGCTCCAAGTCCATTTAATCATCCCACAACCGTGGACCCATCCACTTCCACTCCCGTAGTTCCAGGCAGTTCCTCTTCCACTACCATTTCGGCGACCTTGGATTCAATAAGCAAACAGTTGCCACGTGGCACAAAACTGATCAAGAAGTCAGTGCAACAAGTGACTACCATTCCCTCATTAGCCGGCACCTCGATGGTACTCAATGCGTCCCCGTCCTTTATTCAGTTACCCCCGATTTGCCCCAACGACAAGCAGCGCGTGGAGCTGCAGGCGAGGGTTCAAATGTTTGACTTGGTGCTCCAGACCCTCAGCCGACGGGCAGCCAACTTATCAGTGGCCGAGCGACAGCGTACCATTGAGGAGATCGTAAGGACCAGCTCCTTAATGGCCATCGACGTGGATGTGGGTACAAAGCTTTTGGAAAACTATGTACATTACTTAAATAAGGCTACCAGCGCAATGACTCCTCTAACCCCGGCCCAAATCAACTCGAGTTTAGGCGCTTCCACCAGCTCGTCGCTTTCCAAAAGCATAGCCTCTTCCGACACCCCACAACAAGGGAAGAAAATACCTGCGGCCCATGTCCAACAGCGGAGTTCTCTCCCCGCTACCACCATGCCCCTTTACGATGCGGACAGGAACACAATTGGCTTTCCGTATAGCTGCTCGAAATCGACGGCAGGACGAAAGTCTTCATATGCTGCCAATAGCACGCCTGTAAGAGCCTCCACATcccaagcagcagcagcagcgctaGGAAAGGTTCAGCCAAGATCCACGCTGGGGATCCCGAAAAGTGTTCGGGAAGACGCTAGTCAG TTCGTTAATCTAAACACAACAGTGTGTATGCCAGCACCAAGGACGAATGCCAAGAAAAAAACAGGGACATCGGGCCCTCTAAAGTCGATTAATTCTTCACCAGCTGTGCAGAAGCCGGCGCTGTGCAAACAGAAGACGGCGCCGGCAAGGACTCTGGCCAAGAGCACAGCACGAGCGAAATCAACAGCGTCTTTAAGTGCAGTGTTGGGTGAGACTCCTGCTGACGAATTCGTATCCCCCGCAGGAATGAGTCTGAGTACCACCGGAAATCCGAATGTGTTCATCATAAGCCACGCGGGGCAGCAAGAGGAAAGCATCCTACCGGACTCCAATAGCAGCGTGGGGCACATGGAAACGACGGAGATCAAGGGCGAGCTTGATGATTCCGCGGAGATTATTATATAG